One genomic region from Athalia rosae chromosome 3, iyAthRosa1.1, whole genome shotgun sequence encodes:
- the LOC105687152 gene encoding protein spaetzle-like isoform X1: protein MTLKNFFVIGLFFTVMIARETDSMPSRLGRRSVAKGDDFLFSGYKNPWRIAKSDEKTLDHESGNSQSLGKDADSTGDIVFPNDEGDLQIPKFFTPGPAPECRTKTYCEKVAFYPENYVSTVIKQHDDLKMLAVIDAVDDIAQRIDADDSTPLCTAEEQLVYPTAAQNRANKWLFVVNQEGFRQGVRVETCQSNEGECAMISEWAFGYKSKCKQKYILRQLTAISPNGTVIRDMFRLPSSCCCHVRLESGYNSRIGVGRPFKTQTTPSPKRAKRSKRNLVVK from the exons ATGACGCTCAAGAACTTCTTCGTCattggattatttttcaccgtaaTG atagCTCGGGAGACCGATTCAATGCCCTCAAGACTCGGGAGAAGATCCGTTGCGAAGGGGGATGATTTCCTGTTTTCCGGGTACAAAAATCCTTGGAGGATCGCTAAGAGTGACGAAAAAACTTTGGATCACGAATCCG GTAATTCGCAATCTCTAGGAAAGGATGCGGATTCAACGGGTGACATCGTCTTCCCAAACGACGAAGGGGATCTTcagattccgaaatttttcactccagGGCCAGCCCCGGAATGCCGGACAAAAACCTACTGCGAAAAAGTTGCTTTTTATCCCGAAAACTACGTGAGCACCGTGATAAAACAGCACGACGATCTCAAAATGCTCGCCGTCATCGACGCG GTCGACGACATTGCCCAAAGAATCGACGCAGACGACAGCACGCCCCTCTGTACGGCGGAA GAGCAGCTCGTGTATCCGACGGCTGCTCAAAACAGAGCCAATAAATGGTTGTTCGTTGTGAACCAGGAAGGATTCAGGCAAGGTGTTCGAGTGGAAACTTGCCA ATCGAACGAGGGAGAATGCGCGATGATAAGCGAGTGGGCTTTCGGGTACAAATCTAAGTGCAAACAGAAATATATCCTCCGACAGCTGACCGCGATCAGTCCGAATGGAACGGTAATTCGCGATATGTTTAGATTGCCTTCCAGTTGCTGTTGTCACGTGAGACTGGAATCTGGTTACAATTCCAGAATAGGCGTTGGACGGCCCTTCAAAACTCAAACCACCCCTAGTCCCAAACGAGCGAAACGAAGCAAGAGAAATTTGGTAGTGAAATGA
- the LOC105687152 gene encoding protein spaetzle-like isoform X2 → MTLKNFFVIGLFFTVMIARETDSMPSRLGRRSVAKGDDFLFSGYKNPWRIAKSDEKTLDHESGKDADSTGDIVFPNDEGDLQIPKFFTPGPAPECRTKTYCEKVAFYPENYVSTVIKQHDDLKMLAVIDAVDDIAQRIDADDSTPLCTAEEQLVYPTAAQNRANKWLFVVNQEGFRQGVRVETCQSNEGECAMISEWAFGYKSKCKQKYILRQLTAISPNGTVIRDMFRLPSSCCCHVRLESGYNSRIGVGRPFKTQTTPSPKRAKRSKRNLVVK, encoded by the exons ATGACGCTCAAGAACTTCTTCGTCattggattatttttcaccgtaaTG atagCTCGGGAGACCGATTCAATGCCCTCAAGACTCGGGAGAAGATCCGTTGCGAAGGGGGATGATTTCCTGTTTTCCGGGTACAAAAATCCTTGGAGGATCGCTAAGAGTGACGAAAAAACTTTGGATCACGAATCCG GAAAGGATGCGGATTCAACGGGTGACATCGTCTTCCCAAACGACGAAGGGGATCTTcagattccgaaatttttcactccagGGCCAGCCCCGGAATGCCGGACAAAAACCTACTGCGAAAAAGTTGCTTTTTATCCCGAAAACTACGTGAGCACCGTGATAAAACAGCACGACGATCTCAAAATGCTCGCCGTCATCGACGCG GTCGACGACATTGCCCAAAGAATCGACGCAGACGACAGCACGCCCCTCTGTACGGCGGAA GAGCAGCTCGTGTATCCGACGGCTGCTCAAAACAGAGCCAATAAATGGTTGTTCGTTGTGAACCAGGAAGGATTCAGGCAAGGTGTTCGAGTGGAAACTTGCCA ATCGAACGAGGGAGAATGCGCGATGATAAGCGAGTGGGCTTTCGGGTACAAATCTAAGTGCAAACAGAAATATATCCTCCGACAGCTGACCGCGATCAGTCCGAATGGAACGGTAATTCGCGATATGTTTAGATTGCCTTCCAGTTGCTGTTGTCACGTGAGACTGGAATCTGGTTACAATTCCAGAATAGGCGTTGGACGGCCCTTCAAAACTCAAACCACCCCTAGTCCCAAACGAGCGAAACGAAGCAAGAGAAATTTGGTAGTGAAATGA
- the LOC105687152 gene encoding protein spaetzle-like isoform X4, with the protein MTLKNFFVIGLFFTVMIARETDSMPSRLGRRSVAKGDDFLFSGYKNPWRIAKSDEKTLDHESGNSQSLGKDADSTGDIVFPNDEGDLQIPKFFTPGPAPECRTKTYCEKVAFYPENYVSTVIKQHDDLKMLAVIDAVDDIAQRIDADDSTPLCTAEEQLVYPTAAQNRANKWLFVVNQEGFRQGVRVETCQSNEGECAMISEWAFGYKSKCKQKYILRQLTAISPNGTNRRWTALQNSNHP; encoded by the exons ATGACGCTCAAGAACTTCTTCGTCattggattatttttcaccgtaaTG atagCTCGGGAGACCGATTCAATGCCCTCAAGACTCGGGAGAAGATCCGTTGCGAAGGGGGATGATTTCCTGTTTTCCGGGTACAAAAATCCTTGGAGGATCGCTAAGAGTGACGAAAAAACTTTGGATCACGAATCCG GTAATTCGCAATCTCTAGGAAAGGATGCGGATTCAACGGGTGACATCGTCTTCCCAAACGACGAAGGGGATCTTcagattccgaaatttttcactccagGGCCAGCCCCGGAATGCCGGACAAAAACCTACTGCGAAAAAGTTGCTTTTTATCCCGAAAACTACGTGAGCACCGTGATAAAACAGCACGACGATCTCAAAATGCTCGCCGTCATCGACGCG GTCGACGACATTGCCCAAAGAATCGACGCAGACGACAGCACGCCCCTCTGTACGGCGGAA GAGCAGCTCGTGTATCCGACGGCTGCTCAAAACAGAGCCAATAAATGGTTGTTCGTTGTGAACCAGGAAGGATTCAGGCAAGGTGTTCGAGTGGAAACTTGCCA ATCGAACGAGGGAGAATGCGCGATGATAAGCGAGTGGGCTTTCGGGTACAAATCTAAGTGCAAACAGAAATATATCCTCCGACAGCTGACCGCGATCAGTCCGAATGGAACG AATAGGCGTTGGACGGCCCTTCAAAACTCAAACCACCCCTAG
- the LOC105687152 gene encoding uncharacterized protein LOC105687152 isoform X3, whose product MTLKNFFVIGLFFTVMIARETDSMPSRLGRRSVAKGDDFLFSGYKNPWRIAKSDEKTLDHESGNSQSLGKDADSTGDIVFPNDEGDLQIPKFFTPGPAPECRTKTYCEKVAFYPENYVSTVIKQHDDLKMLAVIDAVDDIAQRIDADDSTPLCTAEEQLVYPTAAQNRANKWLFVVNQEGFRQGVRVETCQSNEGECAMISEWAFGYKSKCKQKYILRQLTAISPNGTALDGPSKLKPPLVPNERNEAREIW is encoded by the exons ATGACGCTCAAGAACTTCTTCGTCattggattatttttcaccgtaaTG atagCTCGGGAGACCGATTCAATGCCCTCAAGACTCGGGAGAAGATCCGTTGCGAAGGGGGATGATTTCCTGTTTTCCGGGTACAAAAATCCTTGGAGGATCGCTAAGAGTGACGAAAAAACTTTGGATCACGAATCCG GTAATTCGCAATCTCTAGGAAAGGATGCGGATTCAACGGGTGACATCGTCTTCCCAAACGACGAAGGGGATCTTcagattccgaaatttttcactccagGGCCAGCCCCGGAATGCCGGACAAAAACCTACTGCGAAAAAGTTGCTTTTTATCCCGAAAACTACGTGAGCACCGTGATAAAACAGCACGACGATCTCAAAATGCTCGCCGTCATCGACGCG GTCGACGACATTGCCCAAAGAATCGACGCAGACGACAGCACGCCCCTCTGTACGGCGGAA GAGCAGCTCGTGTATCCGACGGCTGCTCAAAACAGAGCCAATAAATGGTTGTTCGTTGTGAACCAGGAAGGATTCAGGCAAGGTGTTCGAGTGGAAACTTGCCA ATCGAACGAGGGAGAATGCGCGATGATAAGCGAGTGGGCTTTCGGGTACAAATCTAAGTGCAAACAGAAATATATCCTCCGACAGCTGACCGCGATCAGTCCGAATGGAACG GCGTTGGACGGCCCTTCAAAACTCAAACCACCCCTAGTCCCAAACGAGCGAAACGAAGCAAGAGAAATTTGGTAG